In the Candidatus Binataceae bacterium genome, GACGGGAAGCGAAGCGGCGCCGACATCTTCACGACGGGTGACGATTACCCAGCGGCCTTGGCGCCACTGTCCTGGGGCGAAAGTTGTCTGGCATGCGCCGGAGCGATCGTCGTCGGCGCCCTCTGCAGTTATCAGCTGTGGGGACATTTTTCCCAATTCTGCGGCCTTGGCGACTGGGACTTCTGGTTCGCGCTGCAATGGGCGCCATATAACACGATCGTTCATTTCCATCAGCTTCCTCTTTGGAATCCCTACAAATGCGGCGGGATGCCGATGTTGGGGAATCCGCAATCGCACTTCCTGACCCCATGGTTCCTGCTAACGTTGATCTTTGGGCCGTTCATAGGACTGCGCCTCGAGATTCCTGTCTACATCGCCATTGCATGGTCCGGCGCTTACGTACTTGCGCGCGTCGCTGGGACGCGGCCCATAGCAGCGCTTGCAGCGGCGTTCCTATTTGCAACCAGCTCGTGGTTCTACGTTCGAGTGACGGCCGGCATATTGGCGATGTGCGGTTTCGCCTACCTGCCGTGGGTGATCGCCGGGTGCTGGGTGGCAGCACGTCGACATCAGCCGCGTTACGCGGCGATTAGTGGCGCTATTCTAGCGCTGTCCTTCCTGGAATGCGGCCCCTATCCCGCGGTCTACGGCCTTATTGGGATCGGAGTGCTCATGCTTTCAGTCTCGGTCCTGGACCGGACTGCATATCCGCTGCGGACCGCGATCGTAGCGGGGCTTTTCACCCTGGGGTTCGCGAGCGTCAAGCGCGTTCCCGCTATGCTGCTTGCCGCAGCGCACGGACGACCCACTGGGGGCGCGTTCGAGGTCAATACATTTCAAGTGCTTCGAGAGGGTCTATTCTCGCCAGTTCAAAATTTGTTTCGAGGTAGCAGCAATGGATGGGGTTTCTGGGAGACCTCTGCTTATATAGGCGGATTTTGGATTCCGGCTCTGCTGGCGGTGAACAGCCCGCGACGCGTGGCGCCCTGGCTCATAACTGCGGTGATTATCTATGCGCTGGCGCAAGGCGACGCGGGTTTGCTCTGGCCGTGGGCGACCGCTTGCCGATCCTGTCGTCCCTGCGGCTTCCATCGCGGTTTTTGATCATATTCGTCCTGATGGTGGGTATGATGGCGGCTTGGGGCATTGATTGGCTGAGCGAATTGCGGTCGCCCTATAGTGGAAGCTGGTCGAGGGAGCGGGGAGTGTGATCGACCAGGGCGGACTTATCGGCGTTCGCCTACCCGCGGGCGTCGAGCGCATTGTGCTCGCGTATAGCGATTGGTCCGTCATGCTCGGTGCCTTGATCTCGCTGGCGACCGTCGCGTTTGCGATCGTCGTTGCTCGTCGCGATTGCATGGTAGACGGCACTCTCATGTGATCGCCGCTTGCTCGCCTGAAAGGAACGGGTACACCTCTCGAGGGCATCGAGGGTGCGCGGCTTATGGAACCAGCTTACTCTCGTCAATGTAGACTCGCTCTTCGCTCAACTTCCCGGCCTCATTGAAGCAATAGATAATGCACATTGGCACTTCGACCGGTTGCCCCTGTTTGTCCGTGAAGCAGAGTAGATGTTCCGCAATCAAGCTGTCCGCGCTGAAGTGACGTTGCTTCACTTCGAAGCGGAAATC is a window encoding:
- a CDS encoding nuclear transport factor 2 family protein; protein product: MAVSEQARLATVEEHVRGENARDLDVIMGTFSDSDSAAVLYNGIPTIGHRKIRRSYEVRLNALPDFRFEVKQRHFSADSLIAEHLLCFTDKQGQPVEVPMCIIYCFNEAGKLSEERVYIDESKLVP